In the genome of Vicia villosa cultivar HV-30 ecotype Madison, WI unplaced genomic scaffold, Vvil1.0 ctg.002073F_1_1, whole genome shotgun sequence, one region contains:
- the LOC131637701 gene encoding uncharacterized protein LOC131637701: MGIKVRKPFCLSFKGVPTSLKILCDNVSGAFVLSESLNRLISLVQTKVDETLLNTMIQFYDPLLHCFTYRDFQLVPTLEEFSSILGLPVLDQMPYTGEEEIPKLEDVAAALHLPRSEIKKVWVNKGDYTGLPIDFLYSQAEILINAASMDALEKVIDFPIYGQFLFPRYDKIVDVIATKIFISNNPVPTLLGDLLHSIHHRSSKGKGCVLGCAPLLHKWFISHLPRSIIKNEEGGTWVQRIMRLSYDDIFGFALKDKPRSIYLSAENFDYDSNTTEKKKLFIRAWSKVKKVCTRELGLRNYIPSDIYFRWIYDRVVEYGMPYPSDISVVSRVTPPVILVVLEPYVPAPNEDLSATVASLRREKADLEKRLREVEAEKAVLVADAKERDGMLDYFSRKWKIEDFVSPGQIQSCEQEIDRLVQERNEMIKAHKEEIRSLKRKHRLED, from the exons atgggaATCAAAGTTCGTAAACCTTTCTGCCTCAGCTTCAAGGGAGTACCTACATCTCTGAAGATTCTTTGTGATAATGTTTCTGGTGCTTTTGTGCTTTCCGAGTCTCTTAACAGATTAATTAGCCTGGTACAAACCAAAGTGGATGAAACGCTCCTCAATACGATGATCCAGTTTTATGATCCTCTCCTTCATTGCTTTACTTATAGGGACTTTCAGTTGGTTCCCACATTAGAGGAATTTTCCTCCATACTAGGATTACCTGTGCTTGATCAGATGCCCTACACTGGTGAAGAAGAGATTCCTAAGTTGGAAGATGTTGCTGCCGCGTTGCATTTGCCTCGATCAGAAATTAAAAAGGTTTGGGTGAATAAAGGAGACTACACTGGTTTGCCTATTGACTTCTTGTATAGTCAAGCTGAAATCTTGATTAATGCGGCGAGTATGGATGCTCTTGAAAAGGTCATCGATTTCCCGATCTATGGACAATTTTTATTCCCTCGTTACGACAAAATTGTAGATGTGATTGCCACTAAGATCTTCATCAGCAATAATCCCGTTCCTACCTTATTGGGTGATTTGTTGCACTCCATCCATCATCGATCATCTAAAGGAAAAGGCTGCGTTCTTGGGTGTGCACCTCTTCttcataagtggtttatttctcacttaccccgTTCCataataaagaatgaagaaggtgggACTTGGGTCCAAAGAATCATGAGGCTTTCATACGATGATATC tttggtttcgcGTTGAAAGACAAACCCCGCTCCATATACCTTAGCGCGGAAAATTTTGATTATGATTCAAATACAACCGAAAAGAAGAAGTTGTTTATTAGAGCTTGGTCCAAGGTAAAGAAAGTATGCACGAGAGAATTGGGACTAAGGAACTACATCCCTTCAGATATTTATTTTAGGTGGATTTATGATCGAGTTGTTGAGTATGGTATGCCATATCCATCTGATATCTCTGTTGTGTCAAGGGTTACCCCTCCGGTCATTCTTGTGGTTTTGGAGCCTTATGTTCCCGCTCCAAATGAAGACCTTTCTGCTACCGTTGCTTCTTTAAGAAGAGAAAAGGCTGATCTTGAAAAGCGCTTACGTGAGGTTGAGGCTGAAAAAGCAGTGTTAGTGGCTGATGCTAAAGAGCGAGAtggtatgcttgactatttctcccgTAAATGGAAGATTGAGGACTTCGTCTCTCCAGGTCAAATACAATCATGTGAACAAGAGATTGATAGACTCGTCCAAGAAAGAAACGAGATGATTAAAGCTCACAAAGAGGAGATCAGAAGCTTAAAGAGAAAGCACCGACTCGAAGactga